Proteins encoded by one window of Salvia splendens isolate huo1 chromosome 5, SspV2, whole genome shotgun sequence:
- the LOC121802351 gene encoding LOW QUALITY PROTEIN: pentatricopeptide repeat-containing protein At4g16390, chloroplastic-like (The sequence of the model RefSeq protein was modified relative to this genomic sequence to represent the inferred CDS: deleted 1 base in 1 codon) produces MAYNLSAAPSSSRFSETSLCFISLSHLRTPKNLNFPLKHHRPKPSLHLSAQASLQEPLLNAASQDSEIPIQKEVSSSKSFIWVNPKNPKASKLMQKSYNSRYASLSQIAESLNSCAPLNDSISGVLAVLGDKIEQQEAVVILNNMSNSETAPLVLDYFLKRLKMIRKVVLYNVTLKVCMKCKDLGKAEGLFNLMLERGVKPDNVTFSTIISCARLSSLPEKAVEWFEKMPSFGCEPDKVTCSVMIDVYGRVGNVAVALSMYDRARSEKWRLDPVTFSTLIRIYRSEGNYDGCLNLYEEMKALGVKSNASVYNALLDAMGRAKRPWQAKTIYRQLVKNGVEPTWGIYAALIRAYGRARYGLDAIAVYKEMKEKGLEMSVLLYNTLMSTCADVGFTDEAAEIFEDMKSSGTCKPDSWTYASLITINSCSGKVEAAEATLKEMLEASFQANIFIMTSMIQCYGKAGRIDDVVRTFDQVLESGIVPDARFSGSLLNVMTQTPTNELGKLTTCIVKAHPKLGYVVKLIIDEENTDGEIFRKEVGELLESIGTDVKKAYCNCLIDLCVSLNQLERACQLLDIDLAHEIYTDIMSRTPTQWSLHLKSLSLGAALTALHVWMKDLSKALENGEEFPELLGINTGHGKHKFSERGLAGTFEPHLKELDAPFHEAPDKIGWFLATKVAVISWLESRQSQEVVLALSDV; encoded by the exons ATGGCGTACAATCTCAGCGCCGCGCCTTCTTCTTCGCGCTTCTCCGAAACCAGTCTATGcttcatctctctctcacatCTTCGAACTCCCAAAAATCTCAACTTTCCTCTCAAACACCACCGCCCAAAACCCTCCCTCCATCTCTCCGCTCAAGCCTCATTGCAAGAACCACTTCTCAACGCAGCCAGTCAAGATTCTGAAATCCCAATTCAGAaagaggtttcttcatccaAATCCTTCATTTGGGTCAATCCCAAAAACCCCAAAGCCTCAAAATTGATGCAGAAATCTTATAATTCAAGGTATGCTTCTTTATCGCAAATTGCAGAATCATTAAATTCCTGCGCTCCGTTAAATGATTCTATTTCGGGAGTGTTAGCCGTTCTCGGGGATAAGATAGAACAGCAGGAAGCCGTGGTTATTTTAAACAACATGTCTAATAGCGAAACTGCGCCATTAGTGCTTGATTACTTTCTGAAGAGGTTGAAGATGATTAGAAAAGTAGTGTTGTATAATGTGACTCTGAAAGTTTGTATGAAGTGTAAGGATTTGGGCAAGGCGGAGGGTTTGTTCAATTTGATGCTTGAGAGG GGGGTAAAGCCTGATAATGTCACATTCTCCACTATTATTAGCTGTGCTAGGCTGTCGTCTTTGCCTGAAAAGGCGGTCGAGTGGTTTGAGAAGATGCCGTCGTTTGGGTGTGAGCCTGATAAGGTGACTTGCTCAGTGATGATCGATGTGTATGGGAGAGTGGGCAATGTGGCCGTTGCTTTGAGTATGTATGATCGTGCAAGGAGCGAGAAATGGCGTCTTGATCCCGTGACGTTCTCTACATTGATTAGGATATACAGGTCGGAGGGTAATTATGATGGGTGTTTGAATTTGTACGAGGAGATGAAGGCATTGGGGGTTAAGTCGAATGCCTCAGTGTATAATGCGCTCTTGGATGCTATGGGAAGAGCAAAGAGGCCGTGGCAAGCAAAGACTATTTACAGGCAGTTGGTTAAGAATGGAGTTGAGCCAACTTGGGGAATTTATGCTGCATTGATTAGGGCGTATGGTAGGGCTCGATATGGCTTAGATGCGATTGCTGTTTATAAGGAGATGAAGGAGAAGGGCTTAGAGATGAGTGTTCTTTTGTACAATACGCTGATGTCCACTTGTGCTGATGTAGGGTTTACTGATGAGGCTGCTGAGATTTTTGAGGATATGAAGAGCTCGGGGACGTGCAAGCCTGATAGCTGGACGTATGCTTCTTTGATCACAATTAATTCTTGCAGTGGGAAAGTTGAGGCTGCGGAGGCCACGTTGAAAGAAATGTTGGAGGCTAGTTTCCAGGCTAACATCTTCATCATGACCTCCATGATCCAGTGCTATGGGAAGGCTGGTCGTATTGATGATGTTGTGAGGACTTTTGATCAGGTGTTGGAGTCGGGCATAGTTCCTGATGCGCGATTCTCTGGTAGTCTTCTTAATGTAATGACCCAAACACCAACGAATGAACTCGGGAAGCTGACAACTTGCATTGTGAAGGCTCACCCGAAGCTCGGTTATGTAGTAAAACTTATTATTGATGAGGAGAATACGGATGGGGAAATCTTCAGGAAGGAAGTTGGCGAGCTCTTGGAATCTATTGGTACTGATGTGAAAAAGGCATACTGCAATTGCTTGATCGATCTCTGTGTTAGCCTAAACCAGCTGGAGAGGGCTTGTCAGTTGCTAGACATCGACCTTGCACACGAAATATACACTGATATCATGTCCAGGACTCCAACACAGTGGTCTTTGCACTTGAAGAGCCTTTCTCTCGGGGCAGCCCTGACTGCGCTGCATGTTTGGATGAAGGATCTGTCGAAGGCACTTGAAAACGGGGAGGAATTCCCAGAGTTGCTCGGGATTAACACAGGACACGGGAAGCACAAGTTTTCAGAGAGAGGTTTGGCAGGGACTTTCGAGCCACATCTGAAGGAACTGGATGCTCCATTTCATGAGGCGCCGGACAAGATTGGCTGGTTTCTGGCAACAAAGGTTGCAGTGATATCATGGCTGGAGTCGAGGCAATCCCAAGAAGTAGTTTTGGCGTTGTCAGATGTCTAA
- the LOC121802799 gene encoding B3 domain-containing protein REM12-like: MAKPKSFFMFCIGDFASKLPIPAAFVEDHGLHLRRQLWLHLKTQPAAASWAVKVNKIDGIFYIVDGWSEFVTDNNILEMKVLCFHIVGNSTLHVAIFGNDSCLELGTELQTKEPVRPLRFVKKLKEYHFLDQRLEIPKEFSGATAVGSEDKIRLRDWKGKKWTISITDRNNGIRAFSAGWKRFLNANKLKVGAILLFDFDMESNDVIKVELLGDQDGEEMLGRATYGGFVPFD, encoded by the exons atgGCGAAACCGAAATCATTCTTCATGTTCTGCATCGGCGATTTTGCGTCCAAACTG CCTATACCAGCTGCTTTTGTTGAAGATCACGGACTACATCTTCGACGTCAACTCTGGCTGCACCTGAAAACGCAACCGGCGGCGGCATCTTGGGCCGTCAAGGTCAACAAAATCGACGGCATTTTCTACATCGTGGATGGCTGGTCCGAGTTCGTCACCGACAACAACATCCTCGAAATGAAGGTGCTTTGCTTCCACATCGTCGGAAATTCCACTCTCCACGTCGCCATTTTCGGCAACGACTCCTGCCTCGAACTCG GAACAGAGCTACAAACTAAAGAGCCAGTAAGGCCGCTGAGGTTCgtgaagaaattgaaggagtACCATTTCTTAGATCAAAGACTG GAGATCCCAAAAGAGTTCTCTGGTGCGACGGCGGTTGGAAGTGAAGACAAGATAAGACTACGAGATTGGAAAGGAAAGAAGTGGACGATCTCCATAACAGACCGGAACAATGGGATTCGTGCTTTTAGCGCTGGATGGAAGAGATTCCTGAATGCGAACAAGTTGAAGGTTGGAGCAATCTTGTTGTTTGATTTCGACATGGAATCAAATGATGTGATTAAGGTTGAGCTGCTTGGAGATCAAGATGGAGAGGAGATGCTTGGTCGAGCTACTTATGGAGGCTTCGTTCCCTTTGActag
- the LOC121802352 gene encoding uncharacterized protein LOC121802352, with protein MLLSEFDYAKEKVVNVVFAERGDRDSDTKAWKQPHPNAEKSEDSGEQEAVAETDGECGGGAVETYGAAVVAQTIKEMEAIVGCDSGGVGEGEDMFLCFVCNNFADLVFHGWLHCSIFCCWSFQMLYNILAENVHILMLCRVNSCSSRKGFLISNHIWWQGSDYD; from the exons ATGTTGCTGTCAGAGTTTGACTATGCCAAG GAGAAAGTTGTCAACGTGGTCTTCGCGGAAAGAGGAGATCGAGATTCTGATACAAAAGCGTGGAAGCAACCTCATCCGAATGCCGAAAAGAGTGAAGATAGTGGTGAGCAAGAAGCagttgcagagactgatggcgAGTGTGGAGGAGGTGCAGTTGAGACGTATGGTGCTGCAGTCGTTGCTCAGACGATCAAGGAAATGGAGGCCATCGTTGGCTGCGATTCCGGAGGTGTAGGAGAGGGAGAAGATATGTTTCTTTGCTTTGTTTGCAACAACTTTGCAGACCTAGTTTTTCATGGATGGCTGCATTGCTCCATTTTTTGTTGTTGGAGTTTTCAGATGCTATACAATATCTTGGCAGAGAATGTACATATATTAATGCTCTGCAGAGTGAACTCTTGTTCAAGTAGAAAAGGTTTTCTTATATCCAATCACATTTGGTGGCAGGGAAgtgactatgactaa
- the LOC121805303 gene encoding methylthioribose-1-phosphate isomerase-like yields the protein MADEVGIEQQKTLQSICYKRGLLQLLDQRKLPLETIYLNIRDSKDGWVSIKDMVVRGAPAIAIAAALSLAVEVSNLGAFGGTPNDAASFLSNKLDYLVSSRPTAVNLSDAATKLKEAVHKAAATASDGQAVFQTYIEAAEIMLVDDVASNKAIGHHGASLIQKQQAASSSLSVLTHCNTGSLATAGYGTALGVIRALHEKGALGRAYCTETRPFNQGSRLTAFELVHDNIPATLVADSAAAALMKAGQVNAVVVGADRVAANGDTANKIGTYSLALSAKHHGIPFYVAAPLTSVDLSISSGEEIVIEERSAKELLHARGGLGEQVAASGISVWNPAFDVTPATVITGIITEKGVITKDGRDSFDIKSFTKEVASK from the exons ATGGCTGATGAGGTTGGAATAGAGCAACAGAAAACCCTACAATCCATCTGCTACAAACGGGGATTGCTGCAGTTGCTTGATCAG AGAAAGCTTCCACTTGAAACCATATATCTAAATATCAGAGATTCAAAAGATGGATG GGTTTCCATAAAGGACATGGTTGTGCGTGGTGCACCAGCCATTGCCATAGCTGCTGCTCTCTCCTTGGCGGTAGAAGTTTCCAATTTAGGGGCATTTGGTGGGACTCCTAATGATGCAGCATCTTTTCTAAGCAATAAATTGGACTATCTTGTATCAAG TCGTCCCACAGCTGTAAATCTTTCAGATGCTGCAACAAAACTTAAGGAAGCTGTACACAAGGCTGCAGCTACTGCTTCTGATGGACAGGCAGTCTTTCAG ACTTACATTGAAGCTGCTGAAATTATGCTTGTTGATGATGTTGCGTCCAATAAGGCAATTGGACACCATGGAGCTAGTTTAATTCAAAAGCAGCAGGCAGCTTCCTCTAGTCTTTCTGTGTTGACTCACTGCAACACAGGCAG TCTAGCAACGGCTGGATATGGAACTGCTCTAGGCGTGATCCGTGCTCTTCATGAGAAAGGAGCTTTAGGAAGGGCCTACTGCACCGAAACAAGGCCTTTTAATCAA GGGTCAAGACTGACAGCTTTTGAGTTAGTACATGACAATATTCCTGCTACCTTAGTAGCTGATTCTGCTGCAGCAGCACTGATGAAAGCCGGGCAGGTGAATGCCGTGGTGGTTGGGGCTGATCGTGTAGCAGCTAATG GTGATACAGCCAATAAAATTGGAACATACAGCCTTGCCCTGTCAGCAAAGCATCACGGCATTCCCTTTTATGTGGCTGCTCCTCTGACTTCTGTGGATTTGTCCATTTCTTCCGGGGAAGAAATTGTTATAGAAGAAAGGTCCGCTAAAGAACTACTTCATGCCCGTGGAGGACTGGGTGAACAAGTGGCTGCTTCTGGAATTTCTGTCTGGAATCCTGCCTTTGATGTTACACCGGCTACTGTCATTACAGGGATTATTACAGAGAAG GGAGTCATCACAAAAGATGGGAGAGATTCTTTTGACATCAAAAGTTTCACGAAAGAAGTGGCGAGCAAGTAA
- the LOC121803812 gene encoding F-box protein At-B-like, whose translation MQPTYQPPQFNRSLSPCTTSLPAIAQPRSGSTHLPQQSREFIDSGQPQYLNNITNLLVRSPSPAQLATVNDYNVKLRVYRLDQAALLARVTAWFDENIDDENIAAENIDNTLTMVLSEDIPEDINDVSNNATRNDGVTLDVLDDEPYKEILVNENMMPQVLVEAYDDKIGDGITVPTHSELEIKYDIETLLEENVVGYADICIHVKSLSNRIIGATNIKSSGSHINIMRGGLAKAYVRDALHCVVVPTLRTRWILTAGENLVLELAGKNAPENFRKSFVKMLQNLLYLEHLSIKVRGTEIDAYSLTSVDLFLPKTLKSLKMQLVNEQDAALFIEKLGDDGESLRKIANSSMTITSYHRFCGFTLTCLSLVLDVISDRLMASITSSLRLLVELDLEDRQCSEAKVHHDLTNSGLLLLGSCQYLTHLSIVRSRANYPASFKRVNDVGVLVLAESCRGLESVRLGGFSKVTDAGFSSLVHSCHNLKKLEIRNAPLLSDLAFHDMIGAVSPLVELKMVSCNLITSEALAELASSSTLELLDTYNCRSIANTCLDYISRLSKLTSINLEGADITDSGLGALSKGDLPITSLCLRGCTRVTDKGIIRLLNDGIRIKEKLSSLDISNMPGVSDRAIRAVISCTDALTELCMRSCFHVTNETFHILASGKCDGRNLLRKLDISHCIGFSGGFVELLQEGHSFRGLRWLGVAGTYLVKSVASICRLQPFLTVCFEGCEVGCHDGWQYHT comes from the exons ATGCAGCCAACGTACCAGCCACCGCAGTTCAACCGATCGCTGAGTCCCTGCACGACGTCGCTGCCTGCCATTGCCCAGCCACGATCCGGTTCAACGCACCTGCCTCAACAGTCCCGGGAGTTTATTGATTCGGGGCAGCCGCAATATCTCAACAATATAACCAACCTCTTGGTTCGATCGCCCTCTCCTGCCCAACTTGCTACCGTAAACGATTACAACGTGAAATTACGTGTGTATAGATTGGACCAAGCCGCCTTGCTCGCCCGTGTGACCGCTTGGTTTGACGAGAACATTGATGAtgaaaatatagcagcggagaACATTGATAATACTCTCACGATGGTATTGAGTGAGGATATTCCCGAAGACATTAACGATGTTTCTAACAATGCTACTCGCAATGATGGTGTTACTCTTGATGTTCTAGACGACGAGCCCTATAAAGAGATCCTCGTGAACGAAAATATGATGCCTCAAGTGCTCGTTGAGGCATATGATGACAAGATTGGTGATGGAATTACTGTTCCAACACATAGTGAATTGGAGATAAAATATGATATAGAGACTTTGCTTGAGGAGAATGTTGTCGGCTATGCGGATATCTGTATTCACGTTAAGAGCCTATCTAATAGAATTATTGGAGCAACAAATATTAAGAGCTCAGGATCCCATATAAATATTAT gaggggagGTCTCGCCAAAGCTTATGTTCGCGATGCTCTTCATTgtgtcgtggttcccaccttgaggacgaggtggattttaaccgcggGGGA GAATCTTGTCCTGGAATTGGCAGGGAAGAATGCACCTGAAAATTTTAGGAAAAGCTTTGTCAAAATGCTGCAGAATCTTCTCTATTTGGAG CATCTGTCAATAAAAGTCCGCGGAACAGAAATTGATGCATATAGCTTGACTTCTGTAGATCTTTTTCTACCCAAAACTTTAAAATCCCTGAAAATGCAGCTAGTGAATGAACAAGATGCTGCTCTGTTCATTGAGAAACTTGGAGATGATGGAGAGAGTTTAAGAAAAATTGCAAATTCTAGTATGACTATTACCTCTTATCACAGATTTTGTGGTTTTACATTGACATGTCTGTCACTAGTCTTGGATGTAATATCTGATAGACTTATGGCCTCAATTACCAGCTCACTTCGACTTTTGGTTGAGTTAGACCTTGAAGACCGGCAATGCTCAGAAGCAAAAGTACATCATGACTTGACTAACAGTGGTCTGTTGCTTTTAGGCTCTTGCCagtaccttacccatctctcaATCGTCAGAAGTAGGGCAAATTACCCAGCTTCCTTTAAACGAGTAAATGATGTGGGCGTATTAGTCCTTGCCGAGAGTTGCCGGGGCTTAGAATCTGTAAGACTTGGTGGGTTTAGTAAAGTTACTGATGCTGGATTTTCATCTCTAGTGCACTCGTGCCACAACTTGAAGAAGCTGGAAATTCGCAACGCACCATTGTTGTCAGACTTGGCGTTTCATGACATGATTGGTGCTGTGTCCCCCCTGGTCGAGTTGAAAATGGTGTCATGTAACCTGATTACTAGTGAAGCTTTAGCAGAACTAGCTTCATCTAGTACTTTGGAATTGCTAGATACATATAATTGCAGGAGCATTGCAAACACCTGCCTTGACTATATATCACGCCTCAGTAAGCTGACCTCCATTAATCTCGAGGGTGCTGATATTACAGATAGCGGTCTTGGTGCTCTGAGTAAAGGTGATCTACCAATAACTAGTCTATGCCTTCGAGGGTGTACTAGAGTGACAGACAAAGGAATTATCCGGTTGCTAAACGATGGCATTAGAATCAAGGAAAAATTGTCATCTCTCGATATCAGCAACATGCCAGGAGTATCAGATAGAGCAATACGTGCTGTTATTTCATGCACCGATGCCCTTACTGAGCTATGCATGAGAAGCTGCTTTCATGTTACGAATGAAACTTTTCACATATTGGCTTCAGGAAAGTGTGATGGAAGAAACCTCCTCCGGAAACTGGATATAAGTCACTGCATCGGATTCTCGGGTGGATTTGTAGAGTTACTACAAGAGGGGCATTCATTCCGTGGTTTACGGTGGCTTGGTGTTGCTGGTACTTATTTGGTGAAGAGCGTTGCTTCAATCTGTAGATTGCAGCCTTTCCTTACTGTTTGTTTTGAAGGCTGTGAAGTTGGATGTCACGACGGTTGGCAATACCACACATGA